DNA from Fibrobacter sp. UWB15:
ATCGCTGTCGTCATCCTTTGCCTTCTTCTTGCTCTTCTTGTCGTCGCATTTGCCGCATTTGCATTCTCCGTTGCAGCAGCAGTCATCGTTACCATAGAGGGCGGCGTATTCTTCGTCGTCCATGCCGCTGTCGTAGTAGAATTCGTCTTCCTCGAGGTACAGGGTTTCAACAAAGATACCCTTGGCGCCGAGAGTCTTGGCGGCGGCAATGAATTCCTTGAGGTCGCCACCGAAGTAGCGGGTGGTTTCCATGTCTTCGTTCAAGGTCTGAACGGGAATGGGGGAGAGCTTCTGCTTCTTGAGGTAGTCGCAGATTTCGTCACTGATGGATTTCTGAATCTTAGCCATTGGATTCTCCTGGAAAAATGTTGGAAGTAGGAAGTTAGAAGTAGGAAGAGTTATAGTCGCGGCTTTGCCGCCAAATTATGCCTGTCTACTGTTTACTTCCTACTGTCTACTAAACATGATACTTCTTGAGGCTCGGGGCCTTTTCTTCAATCAACTTCATGATGCGGGCAACAGCGTCTGCACCGTTTGCGGTATCCTTCACGCTCACGAGCGGCTGGAACAGCGGGCTGTTGAACAGCGTGCCCAGCGGAATCGGGTTCTTGCGGCAGAACGTGATGTCAATGAAGTCGCGGGCGTCCTTCTGCAGGTTGTGCGCCTTCTCCTTGTCGCCGGCCTGGAAAGCCTTGTACAGGTCCACGAACGTCTTCGTGGCTTCAGGAATGTTGCCCGAAGCGCTGATGAGGCCCGTGCCGCCCATCTCGAGGAGGTCTGCGAACAAGCCATCTTCACCGCTCATGACGGCGAAGTCCTTGCCCTTCGTTTCCTTGATGACGCGCATGGTGTCTTCGTGGAACTTTTCGCCAAAGCCGAATTCGACCGCCTGCTTGAGGCCGATGATGTTCTTGTCTTCGGCAAGTTCAATCAAGGTGTCGGGGTGCACGTAGCTGGAGGTACGGCCCGGAACGTTGTAAATCACGATCTTGGCGCCCGTTTCGCTGCTGAGCGTGCGGTAGTGCTTCAAAAGACCTTCTTGCGGCGGGTTGTTGTAGTAACCCGTGACGCAGAGGACTGCCACCGGGGCAATCTTCTGGACATTTTCGATCATCTCGATAGATTCGCGGGTGCAGTTGGAACCGGCACCGGCAATCACGGGCACGCGGCCGTCCACATAGTCGAGCGTAAACTTGATAACATCGAGGTGCTGCTGTGGAGAAACCGTCGCACTCTGACCCGTGGTCACGGCAGGGAGCACGCCACTTGCGCCGTTAGCGATCACGTCGTCGATCATCTGGCCCATCTTCTTGTAGTCGATGGAGTTGCGAAGGTTCTTGGGATCGTCGTTCTTGAGCGGGGTGAACAACGCGGGGAAAACACCAGTAAGTTGAGAAGCGTTAGTAATCTGCATAGTGCTGTAAATATATAAAAGTAGGCAGTAGGCGGTAGGCAGTAGGCGGTGAATTGTTGTGGTTATTTCAGAAATTTAGAGCTAATGCTCCGCCGTAAGTTTTGTTTATCGGGTCTACAATCGGGGCGAAACCTACTTTTGTAGCTTGCCGTACGGAGTATTTTTTTCGCCGTATATTGTAATTCGAGTAGTTGTCCTTTCGTACCGCGGCCGCAATTTCAAATCCGCCATAAACAAAGGCAGAGGTGGCCCCGATGCCGCATAATATAAATGTTGTGACTGCCCATGGGTGTGACATGGAAAGCGGACTTTTGTTGCCTTCGGAATATTGTTCGAAAACGTAAAAGGTGATTGAAAATCCTGACACCATCGCCAGTCCTATAGAGACCCCTGCTGTAATCAAAGCAATGTTAGCCGCTTTCTTGTCAAAATTGTACTTGTCCAGATTGTACTGGTACAGTTGTTCATAGTAGGCGGCAGAATCGACTTCCTGTTTTACTGGGGGCTCGTTTTGGGCAAAACAGAATGTTGAGAGGAAAATCAAGGAAAAGAATACTTTGTATAAAAAATGATTCA
Protein-coding regions in this window:
- the dapA gene encoding 4-hydroxy-tetrahydrodipicolinate synthase, translated to MQITNASQLTGVFPALFTPLKNDDPKNLRNSIDYKKMGQMIDDVIANGASGVLPAVTTGQSATVSPQQHLDVIKFTLDYVDGRVPVIAGAGSNCTRESIEMIENVQKIAPVAVLCVTGYYNNPPQEGLLKHYRTLSSETGAKIVIYNVPGRTSSYVHPDTLIELAEDKNIIGLKQAVEFGFGEKFHEDTMRVIKETKGKDFAVMSGEDGLFADLLEMGGTGLISASGNIPEATKTFVDLYKAFQAGDKEKAHNLQKDARDFIDITFCRKNPIPLGTLFNSPLFQPLVSVKDTANGADAVARIMKLIEEKAPSLKKYHV